A genome region from Triplophysa rosa linkage group LG24, Trosa_1v2, whole genome shotgun sequence includes the following:
- the pdzrn4 gene encoding PDZ domain-containing RING finger protein 4: MGCNLCTLQKREEHYKLLYEIAQVNGRDFSKPGHDGAVEAMQKDPIVVQVLRRGHASRNQSSLQEVCVVDVCTQTDITFEHIMALAKMRPSTPPVPDICPFLLSDSCHSIQTVDHEYFDCPEYVSSTQAEVERADEFECEEVELCRMNSQEKLGLTLCYRTDEDEDAAIFVGQVEPNSLAARDGRIREGDRILQINGHDVQDKEEAVALLSNENSRSIVLLVTRPEGQMDGSWLDEDHHDFLEELKMEILEGKKKEGILQTASRMKQSKRLEEQSTDTATCSSSIPEQDSGVKCSFEEGSEHELSHSQTRTQHQLLDRWEAGSRLVPMDTMSFGRQEPGQDGIMSENGVECDRFQQLLELKCQIRNGGECGLVYRRSSTIECSLTEQGGSGVARELHMLNEELRNIERECQSIMQAHQLRRSKHDSPRTDKENRLRRCKLADINEHPERLQGEKLRDKDSSSAYNTAESSRSTPLGTEGSSDLSLHRRVHLTNQKNLRSTQNVQSPYNSPYNSPILSFPSQSSSAYTRAHTYTSSTPPLQTPMTSPGSQGPSQAFSSSLEQSPSNPSESDPALPADDEHCERNRGGASATRHYPSPYHSNTAPTQTPGTRHYQSYLQLLQQHSTSSLEYSQSQLSLLSLHGRPGPAQSGRVEWKVKVRADGTRYVARRPARDRILRERALRIREERSGGMTTDDDAVSELKMGRYWSKEERKQQLARAREQRRRREFMQRSRLECLKETMGTTSGEVSILELSHKKMLKKRNKKILDNWMTIQELMSHGARAPEGTKVHNAFLSVTTV, from the exons GTAAATGGGCGTGACTTTTCCAAGCCAGGACATGACGGGGCAGTGGAAGCCATGCAGAAGGACCCTATTGTGGTGCAGGTGCTGAGGCGAGGCCACGCATCTCGAAACCAGAGCAGCTTACAGGAAGTGTGTGTGGTGGACGTATGCACTCAGACGGACATCACCTTTGAGCACATCATGGCTCTGGCAAAGATGAGACCCAGTACCCCTCCTGTGCCGGACATATGCCCCTTCCTGCTGTCTGACAG CTGTCATTCCATTCAGACGGTGGATCATGAATATTTTGATTGTCCAGAGTATGTCTCCAGCACTCAGGCAGAAGTGGAAAGGGCCGATGAATTTGAATGTGAG GAGGTCGAGCTCTGTCGAATGAACAGCCAGGAAAAACTTGGTCTGACTCTCTGTTACCGCACCGATGAGGACGAAGATGCAGCCATTTTTGTTGGCCAG GTTGAGCCGAACAGCCTAGCTGCAAGGGATGGACGCATCAGAGAGGGCGACAGAATTTTACAG ATAAACGGTCATGACGTGCAGGACAAGGAAGAGGCTGTTGCTCTTCTCTCAAATGAGAATTCCAGATCCATAGTATTGCTTGTCACCAGACCTGAAGGACAG ATGGATGGAAGCTGGCTTGATGAGGACCATCATGATTTCCTAGAGGAACTGAAGATGGAGATTCTAGAGGGGAAGAAAAAAGAAGGAATTCTTCAAACAGCAAGTCGCATGAAGCAG TCTAAAAGACTAGAAGAACAATCTACAGATACAGCAACCTGCTCCTCCAGCATTCCTGAACAGGACAGTGGTGTGAAATGTAGCTTTGAGGAGGGCTCTGAACATGAACTTTCTCACTCCCAAACAAGAACTCAACATCAACTTCTGGACAGGTGGGAGGCAGGCTCGCGTTTGGTTCCTATGGACACCATGAGCTTTGGCAGGCAGGAGCCAGGTCAGGATGGAATAATGAGTGAGAACGGAGTTGAATGTGACCGCTTTCAACAACTCCTGGAGCTCAAGTGCCAGATCCGTAATGGCGGGGAATGTGGGTTGGTCTACAGGCGAAGCAGCACTATCGAATGCAGCCTGACAGAACAAGGTGGGAGCGGTGTGGCACGGGAACTGCACATGCTCAACGAGGAGCTTCGCAACATTGAACGAGAGTGTCAGAGCATCATGCAAGCCCACCAGCTCCGTAGGAGCAAACACGACTCACCCAGGACAGACAAGGAGAACCGCCTGCGGCGTTGCAAGCTTGCAGATATAAATGAGCATCCTGAAAGACTTCAAGGGGAGAAGCTGCGTGATAAAGATAGTTCTAGTGCCTATAACACGGCGGAAAGCTCTCGCTCAACACCGCTGGGAACAGAAGGGTCGTCTGACCTCTCGCTTCACCGTCGTGTCcacttgaccaatcagaagaacCTGCGAAGCACCCAAAATGTACAGAGCCCGTACAATAGCCCGTACAATAGCcctattttgtcatttcccagCCAAAGTAGCTCTGCTTATACTCGTGCCCATACGTACACCAGCTCAACACCTCCTTTACAGACCCCCATGACCAGTCCTGGTTCACAAGGTCCCAGCCAGGCTTTCTCGAGCAGCCTGGAGCAAAGTCCCAGCAACCCCTCAGAATCCGACCCAGCCCTCCCAGCAGATGACGAACATTGTGAAAGGAACCGGGGCGGAGCCTCAGCCACCCGCCACTACCCATCGCCCTACCACAGCAACACAGCACCAACCCAGACCCCTGGCACACGGCACTACCAGAGCTACCTACAGCTACTACAGCAACATTCCACTTCTTCTCTAGAGTACTCCCAGAGCCAGCTCAGCCTTCTCAGCCTCCATGGACGGCCCGGTCCTGCACAATCCGGCCGGGTGGAATGGAAGGTCAAAGTTCGGGCAGATGGAACTAGGTACGTTGCACGCCGGCCCGCAAGAGACCGCATTCTACGCGAGCGAGCCCTGCGGATCCGTGAGGAACGTAGCGGGGGGATGACTACAGATGACGATGCAGTGAGCGAATTGAAGATGGGTCGGTATTGGAGCAAGGAAGAACGCAAGCAGCAGCTAGCACGTGCGAGAGAGCAGCGACGCAGGAGGGAGTTCATGCAGAGGAGCAGGCTGGAGTGTCTTAAGGAGACTATGGGGACCACGAGTGGGGAGGTGAGCATCCTGGAGCTCAGCCATAAGAAGATGCTGAAGAAACGAAACAAGAAGATCCTAGACAATTGGATGACAATTCAAGAGCTAATGAGCCATGGGGCACGAGCACCTGAGGGTACCAAAGTGCACAATGCCTTCCTCTCGGTCACCACCGTTTAG
- the gxylt1b gene encoding glucoside xylosyltransferase 1 has translation MGEYGQITPSTSEVKTRPILCKMRMYVSTFGLCMAIALLSLLFVFSKYDVESYSAGLKEVEAPAKNFNGAKQRPATAGSHKVGDVEHKVNFAGQHETLMHLAVVACGQRLGEAVNMLKTAAMLSSRAMRFHIFAENRLHADIKATLDSWPAFISLKFSYVVRPISFTRENHEEWSQLFKPCASQRLFLPMILRHVDSLLYVDTDVLFIRPVELIWDMLAQFNSTQLVAMAPEHEEPRIGWYSRFSRHPYYGKTGINSGVMLMNLTRMRMAQFKNDMTPVGLHWNELLMPLLQKYKLNITWGDQDLINIIFHYNPEMLFIFPCNWNYRPDHCIYGSNCVPAEEEGVVALHGNRGVFHGDKQSAFKAVYQAFEQYIFGEDLLQSFLSPLKVALNATTHTYCGKVSHFFTKGLEKSVRRIQKTTSPGG, from the exons ATGGGCGAGTACGGACAAATCACCCCGTCCACATCTGAAGTGAAGACAAGGCCCATACTTTGTAAAATGCGGATGTATGTTAGTACATTTGGCTTGTGTATGGCTATCGCTCTTCTCTCtttgctgtttgtttttagtaaatACGATGTAGAAAGTTATTCGGCCGGATTAAAGGAAGTTGAGGCGCCTGCGAAGAACTTTAACGGAGCAAAACAACGACCCGCAACGGCGGGGTCACACAAAGTCGG AGATGTTGAACATAAAGTGAATTTTGCTGGACAGCACGAGACGTTGATGCACCTTGCAGTGGTGGCCTGCGGACAGAGACTCGGGGAAGCTGTCAACATGCTTAAGACCGCAGCCATGCTAAGCAGCCGTGCCATGAGATTTCACATCTTTGCAGAGAATCGGTTGCACGCCGACATTAAAGCAACA TTGGATTCCTGGCCAGCTTTCATTTCATTGAAATTCAGCTATGTTGTTCGTCCCATTTCATTCACCCGTGAGAACCATGAAGAGTGGAGTCAGCTTTTCAAGCCGTGTGCATCACAGAGACTCTTTCTACCG ATGATCCTGAGACATGTTGACTCCTTACTCTATGTGGACACTGATGTCCTCTTCATCCGGCCCGTGGAGCTAATCTGGGACATGTTGGCACAATTTAACTCCACTCAGTTGGTAGCCATGGCACCAGAACACGAGGAGCCTCGGATAGGCTGGTACAGTCGCTTTTCCCGTCATCCATATTATGGAAAAACCGGCATCAACTCTGGTGTCATGCTTATGAATTTGACCCGGATGCGAATGGCGCAATTCAAG AATGATATGACACCTGTTGGTCTTCACTGGAATGAGCTTCTAATGCCTCTACTACAGAAATATAAACTTAATATAACCTGGGGTGACCAAGATCTCATTAACATCATCTTTCATTACAATCCAG AGATGCTGTTTATTTTCCCCTGCAACTGGAACTACCGTCCCGACCACTGCATCTACGGTAGCAACTGCGTCCCGGCCGAGGAGGAGGGTGTGGTCGCGCTACACGGCAACCGAGGAGTGTTTCACGGTGACAAACAGTCAGCTTTCAAAGCTGTGTATCAGGCTTTTGAACAG TACATATTCGGAGAGGATCTTCTGCAGTCATTCTTGTCCCCCCTGAAGGTGGCACTGAATGCAACCACGCACACATACTGCGGAAAAGTTAGCCATTTTTTTACCAAAGGACTTGAAAAGTCTGTAAGAAGGATTCAGAAAACAACGTCACCTGGTGGCTGA
- the yaf2 gene encoding YY1-associated factor 2 isoform X1, with amino-acid sequence MGDKRSPTRPKRQAKPSSDDGGFWDCSVCTFKNSAEAFKCMMCDVRKGTSTRHSSGASMKAEGTWKLKPEGSNAELQCWILGDAKGKQMLGENGRKQCGREIWNGGRQRTICQTGGLAVKRCEEKKPRPVSQLAAQQVPQQFASPTQPKKEKKERTEKDKSEKESTVKKNSHKKMRPRLKNVDRSSAQHLEVTVGDLTVIITDFKEKTKPSSSSSSNATSGDLHSQSGSNSDNTEKGISRSSSPRGEGSSINGESH; translated from the exons ATGGGAGACAAGAGAAGTCCGAcgag GCCGAAACGGCAAGCGAAGCCCTCCTCCGACGACGGCGGCTTCTGGGACTGCAGCGTGTGTACGTTCAAGAACAGCGCCGAAGCGTTCAAATGCATGATGTGCGATGTCAGGAAGGGAACGTCAACGCG ACACAGTTCTGGGGCCTCGATGAAAGCAGAAGGGACCTGGAAACTGAAGCCAGAGGGAAGCAATGCAGAACTGCAATGTTGGATTTTAGGAGACGCTAAAGGAAAGCAAATGCTTGGAGAGAACGGCAGAAAGCAGTGTGGAAGGGAGATCTGGAACGGTGGGAGGCAAAGGACCATCTGTCAAACAGGGGGCTTGGCAGTGAAGAGATGCGAGGAGAA GAAGCCTCGTCCCGTTTCCCAGCTGGCAGCTCAGCAAGTCCCACAGCAGTTTGCTTCACCCACACAGcccaagaaagaaaaaaaagagaggaCGGAAAAAGACAAAAGCGAGAAAGAATCGACAGTGAAAAAGAATAGCCACAAGAAAATGAG GCCCAGGTTAAAAAATGTGGACAGGAGCAGCGCTCAGCATCTGGAAGTAACAGTGGGAGACCTGACGGTTATCATAACAGACTTTAAGGAGAAAACAAAGCCCTCCTCCAGTTCTTCCTCCAACGCAACTTCTGGAGACCTCCACAGCCAGAGCGGATCCAACTCGGATAACACAGAAAAGGGGATCTCCAGATCTTCATCCCCACGAGGGGAGGGTTCATCAATAAACGGGGAGTCTCACTAG
- the yaf2 gene encoding YY1-associated factor 2 isoform X2 — translation MGDKRSPTRPKRQAKPSSDDGGFWDCSVCTFKNSAEAFKCMMCDVRKGTSTRKPRPVSQLAAQQVPQQFASPTQPKKEKKERTEKDKSEKESTVKKNSHKKMRPRLKNVDRSSAQHLEVTVGDLTVIITDFKEKTKPSSSSSSNATSGDLHSQSGSNSDNTEKGISRSSSPRGEGSSINGESH, via the exons ATGGGAGACAAGAGAAGTCCGAcgag GCCGAAACGGCAAGCGAAGCCCTCCTCCGACGACGGCGGCTTCTGGGACTGCAGCGTGTGTACGTTCAAGAACAGCGCCGAAGCGTTCAAATGCATGATGTGCGATGTCAGGAAGGGAACGTCAACGCG GAAGCCTCGTCCCGTTTCCCAGCTGGCAGCTCAGCAAGTCCCACAGCAGTTTGCTTCACCCACACAGcccaagaaagaaaaaaaagagaggaCGGAAAAAGACAAAAGCGAGAAAGAATCGACAGTGAAAAAGAATAGCCACAAGAAAATGAG GCCCAGGTTAAAAAATGTGGACAGGAGCAGCGCTCAGCATCTGGAAGTAACAGTGGGAGACCTGACGGTTATCATAACAGACTTTAAGGAGAAAACAAAGCCCTCCTCCAGTTCTTCCTCCAACGCAACTTCTGGAGACCTCCACAGCCAGAGCGGATCCAACTCGGATAACACAGAAAAGGGGATCTCCAGATCTTCATCCCCACGAGGGGAGGGTTCATCAATAAACGGGGAGTCTCACTAG